One Serinus canaria isolate serCan28SL12 chromosome Z, serCan2020, whole genome shotgun sequence DNA window includes the following coding sequences:
- the C9 gene encoding complement component C9 isoform X1, which translates to MRTMHVILQLIAILYNAETVASIWQESGSSSEKAFHRGTRELNAPSPIDCKLSSWSAWGPCDPCTNQRFRSRRIERFGQFGGKACLDALGDTQTCKTSKACPEEPEPDCGADFQCSSGRCIKRRLVCNVDNDCGDYSDEDDCESDPRSPCRNHDVDVSEVGRTAGHGINVLGMQPMASPFDNDFFNGLCERVRDGNTRTYYRKPWNVAALTYSTKADKTFSSVYYHDRVKMLREVYIDKQKYFSVDASLKYTPTDGSNKNYSGGNFKYDYRKNYTFSSILQSYTERNQTFLHVKGQIQLGRFQIRSRDVRLTDSFLDDLKFLPAEYDKGEYFKFLEDYGTHYAVSGTVGGKYELVYVLDNYVMSRLGITEEDVKKCLGYHLDANIAYESIQANFNVDRDKCEHIHAKDKSEMNDNAVIDDVLSLVEGGKIDFSVKIKEMLLRGAKAVDVEDYIEWAKSLVDAPLVIQQRPSPIHTLVPVKIRDAYLKKQNLERAIEDYITEYSVCKCEPCKNGGTLVLVDGVCTCLCSSYFKGIACQIPKSTLVRVVNDGGWSCWSAWSTCINGESTRIRQCNNPAPGPDSRPCQGESIEKRPCEKEK; encoded by the exons CTCTTCAGAAAAAGCTTTCCACAGGGGAACAAGGGAATTGAATGCTCCATCTCCAATAGATTGCAAACTGAGCAGCTGGAGCGCGTGGGGGCCCTGCGACCCATGCACCAATCAAAGG tttcGCTCCAGACGTATAGAAAGATTTGGGCAGTTTGGTGGAAAAGCATGCCTGGATGCCCTAGGAGACACACAGACCTGTAAAACCAGCAAAGCCTGTCCTGAAGAACCAGAACCAGACTGTGGTGCTGATTTTCAGTGCAGTTCAG GTCGATGTATAAAGCGAAGACTTGTGTGCAATGTAGATAATGACTGTGGTGACTATTCTGATGAAGATGACTGTGAATCTGACCCACGGTCACCATGTCGAAACCATGATGTTGATGTGTCCGAAGTTGGCAGGACTGCAGGACATGG GATCAATGTTTTAGGGATGCAGCCAATGGCCAGCCCATTTGACAATGACTTTTTCAATGGTCTTTGTGAGCGGGTGCGTGATGGGAACACACGGACATACTACCGCAAGCCGTGGAATGTGGCTGCTCTCACTTACAGT ACAAAAGCAGACAAAACTTTCTCATCTGTGTACTACCATGATCGTGTGAAAATGTTACGAGAGGTTTACAtagacaaacagaaatattttagtgttGATGCCTCTCTGAAATACACACCTACTGATGGGAGCAACAAAAATTATTCAGGAGGAAACTTCAAATATGACTACAGAAAGAACTATACTTTTAGTTCCATCCTGCAAAGCTACACAGAAAGG AACCAAACCTTTCTGCATGTAAAAGGACAGATTCAGCTGGGAAGGTTCCAAATTCGGAGTCGTGATGTTCGTCTCACGGATAGTTTCCTTGATGATTTAAAATTTCTGCCTGCTGAATATGACAAGGGGGAGTATTTCAAATTCCTAGAAGATTATGGAACTCACTATGCAGTCTCTGGAACTGTAGGAGGAAAATATGAACTTGTTTACGTGCTGGATAATTATGTTATGTCTCGACTAG GAATCACTGAAGAAGATGTGAAAAAATGCCTTGGCTATCACTTAGATGCCAATATTGCATATGAAAGCATACAAGCCAATTTTAATGTTGATCGTGATAAATGTGAACATATTCATGCGAAGGACAAAT cgGAAATGAATGATAATGCTGTTATTGATGATGTCCTTTCCTTAGTTGAGGGAGGGAAGATCgatttttcagttaaaatcaaagaaatgtTACTACGAGGAGCCAAAGCAGTTGATGTAGAGGATTACATAGAGTGGGCTAAATCTTTGGTTGATGCTCCATTAGTGATACAGCAACGG ccTTCTCCAATACATACACTTGTTCCAGTTAAGATAAGAGATGcatatttaaagaaacaaaatttggaAAGGGCAATTGAAGACTACATTACTGAATACAGTGTGTGCAAATGTGAACCCTGTAAAAATGGAGGCACCCTTGTGCTGGTAGATGGAGTCTGTACATGCCTGTGCTCAAGTTATTTTAAGGGAATTGCTTGTCAAATTCCCAAATCTACATTAGTGAGAG TTGTGAATGatggaggctggagctgctggagtgccTGGTCCACCTGCATCAATGGAGAGAGCACTCGAATTCGCCAGTGTAATAATCCTGCACCAGGACCTGATAGCAGACCGTGCCAGGGAGAAAGCATTGAAAAACGGCcctgtgaaaaagagaaatag
- the C9 gene encoding complement component C9 isoform X3: MRTMHVILQLIAILYNAETVASIWQESGSSSEKAFHRGTRELNAPSPIDCKLSSWSAWGPCDPCTNQRFRSRRIERFGQFGGKACLDALGDTQTCKTSKACPEEPEPDCGADFQCSSGRCIKRRLVCNVDNDCGDYSDEDDCESDPRSPCRNHDVDVSEVGRTAGHGINVLGMQPMASPFDNDFFNGLCERVRDGNTRTYYRKPWNVAALTYSNQTFLHVKGQIQLGRFQIRSRDVRLTDSFLDDLKFLPAEYDKGEYFKFLEDYGTHYAVSGTVGGKYELVYVLDNYVMSRLGITEEDVKKCLGYHLDANIAYESIQANFNVDRDKCEHIHAKDKSEMNDNAVIDDVLSLVEGGKIDFSVKIKEMLLRGAKAVDVEDYIEWAKSLVDAPLVIQQRPSPIHTLVPVKIRDAYLKKQNLERAIEDYITEYSVCKCEPCKNGGTLVLVDGVCTCLCSSYFKGIACQIPKSTLVRVVNDGGWSCWSAWSTCINGESTRIRQCNNPAPGPDSRPCQGESIEKRPCEKEK; this comes from the exons CTCTTCAGAAAAAGCTTTCCACAGGGGAACAAGGGAATTGAATGCTCCATCTCCAATAGATTGCAAACTGAGCAGCTGGAGCGCGTGGGGGCCCTGCGACCCATGCACCAATCAAAGG tttcGCTCCAGACGTATAGAAAGATTTGGGCAGTTTGGTGGAAAAGCATGCCTGGATGCCCTAGGAGACACACAGACCTGTAAAACCAGCAAAGCCTGTCCTGAAGAACCAGAACCAGACTGTGGTGCTGATTTTCAGTGCAGTTCAG GTCGATGTATAAAGCGAAGACTTGTGTGCAATGTAGATAATGACTGTGGTGACTATTCTGATGAAGATGACTGTGAATCTGACCCACGGTCACCATGTCGAAACCATGATGTTGATGTGTCCGAAGTTGGCAGGACTGCAGGACATGG GATCAATGTTTTAGGGATGCAGCCAATGGCCAGCCCATTTGACAATGACTTTTTCAATGGTCTTTGTGAGCGGGTGCGTGATGGGAACACACGGACATACTACCGCAAGCCGTGGAATGTGGCTGCTCTCACTTACAGT AACCAAACCTTTCTGCATGTAAAAGGACAGATTCAGCTGGGAAGGTTCCAAATTCGGAGTCGTGATGTTCGTCTCACGGATAGTTTCCTTGATGATTTAAAATTTCTGCCTGCTGAATATGACAAGGGGGAGTATTTCAAATTCCTAGAAGATTATGGAACTCACTATGCAGTCTCTGGAACTGTAGGAGGAAAATATGAACTTGTTTACGTGCTGGATAATTATGTTATGTCTCGACTAG GAATCACTGAAGAAGATGTGAAAAAATGCCTTGGCTATCACTTAGATGCCAATATTGCATATGAAAGCATACAAGCCAATTTTAATGTTGATCGTGATAAATGTGAACATATTCATGCGAAGGACAAAT cgGAAATGAATGATAATGCTGTTATTGATGATGTCCTTTCCTTAGTTGAGGGAGGGAAGATCgatttttcagttaaaatcaaagaaatgtTACTACGAGGAGCCAAAGCAGTTGATGTAGAGGATTACATAGAGTGGGCTAAATCTTTGGTTGATGCTCCATTAGTGATACAGCAACGG ccTTCTCCAATACATACACTTGTTCCAGTTAAGATAAGAGATGcatatttaaagaaacaaaatttggaAAGGGCAATTGAAGACTACATTACTGAATACAGTGTGTGCAAATGTGAACCCTGTAAAAATGGAGGCACCCTTGTGCTGGTAGATGGAGTCTGTACATGCCTGTGCTCAAGTTATTTTAAGGGAATTGCTTGTCAAATTCCCAAATCTACATTAGTGAGAG TTGTGAATGatggaggctggagctgctggagtgccTGGTCCACCTGCATCAATGGAGAGAGCACTCGAATTCGCCAGTGTAATAATCCTGCACCAGGACCTGATAGCAGACCGTGCCAGGGAGAAAGCATTGAAAAACGGCcctgtgaaaaagagaaatag
- the C9 gene encoding complement component C9 isoform X2 yields MRTMHVILQLIAILYNAETVASIWQESGRGTRELNAPSPIDCKLSSWSAWGPCDPCTNQRFRSRRIERFGQFGGKACLDALGDTQTCKTSKACPEEPEPDCGADFQCSSGRCIKRRLVCNVDNDCGDYSDEDDCESDPRSPCRNHDVDVSEVGRTAGHGINVLGMQPMASPFDNDFFNGLCERVRDGNTRTYYRKPWNVAALTYSTKADKTFSSVYYHDRVKMLREVYIDKQKYFSVDASLKYTPTDGSNKNYSGGNFKYDYRKNYTFSSILQSYTERNQTFLHVKGQIQLGRFQIRSRDVRLTDSFLDDLKFLPAEYDKGEYFKFLEDYGTHYAVSGTVGGKYELVYVLDNYVMSRLGITEEDVKKCLGYHLDANIAYESIQANFNVDRDKCEHIHAKDKSEMNDNAVIDDVLSLVEGGKIDFSVKIKEMLLRGAKAVDVEDYIEWAKSLVDAPLVIQQRPSPIHTLVPVKIRDAYLKKQNLERAIEDYITEYSVCKCEPCKNGGTLVLVDGVCTCLCSSYFKGIACQIPKSTLVRVVNDGGWSCWSAWSTCINGESTRIRQCNNPAPGPDSRPCQGESIEKRPCEKEK; encoded by the exons GGGAACAAGGGAATTGAATGCTCCATCTCCAATAGATTGCAAACTGAGCAGCTGGAGCGCGTGGGGGCCCTGCGACCCATGCACCAATCAAAGG tttcGCTCCAGACGTATAGAAAGATTTGGGCAGTTTGGTGGAAAAGCATGCCTGGATGCCCTAGGAGACACACAGACCTGTAAAACCAGCAAAGCCTGTCCTGAAGAACCAGAACCAGACTGTGGTGCTGATTTTCAGTGCAGTTCAG GTCGATGTATAAAGCGAAGACTTGTGTGCAATGTAGATAATGACTGTGGTGACTATTCTGATGAAGATGACTGTGAATCTGACCCACGGTCACCATGTCGAAACCATGATGTTGATGTGTCCGAAGTTGGCAGGACTGCAGGACATGG GATCAATGTTTTAGGGATGCAGCCAATGGCCAGCCCATTTGACAATGACTTTTTCAATGGTCTTTGTGAGCGGGTGCGTGATGGGAACACACGGACATACTACCGCAAGCCGTGGAATGTGGCTGCTCTCACTTACAGT ACAAAAGCAGACAAAACTTTCTCATCTGTGTACTACCATGATCGTGTGAAAATGTTACGAGAGGTTTACAtagacaaacagaaatattttagtgttGATGCCTCTCTGAAATACACACCTACTGATGGGAGCAACAAAAATTATTCAGGAGGAAACTTCAAATATGACTACAGAAAGAACTATACTTTTAGTTCCATCCTGCAAAGCTACACAGAAAGG AACCAAACCTTTCTGCATGTAAAAGGACAGATTCAGCTGGGAAGGTTCCAAATTCGGAGTCGTGATGTTCGTCTCACGGATAGTTTCCTTGATGATTTAAAATTTCTGCCTGCTGAATATGACAAGGGGGAGTATTTCAAATTCCTAGAAGATTATGGAACTCACTATGCAGTCTCTGGAACTGTAGGAGGAAAATATGAACTTGTTTACGTGCTGGATAATTATGTTATGTCTCGACTAG GAATCACTGAAGAAGATGTGAAAAAATGCCTTGGCTATCACTTAGATGCCAATATTGCATATGAAAGCATACAAGCCAATTTTAATGTTGATCGTGATAAATGTGAACATATTCATGCGAAGGACAAAT cgGAAATGAATGATAATGCTGTTATTGATGATGTCCTTTCCTTAGTTGAGGGAGGGAAGATCgatttttcagttaaaatcaaagaaatgtTACTACGAGGAGCCAAAGCAGTTGATGTAGAGGATTACATAGAGTGGGCTAAATCTTTGGTTGATGCTCCATTAGTGATACAGCAACGG ccTTCTCCAATACATACACTTGTTCCAGTTAAGATAAGAGATGcatatttaaagaaacaaaatttggaAAGGGCAATTGAAGACTACATTACTGAATACAGTGTGTGCAAATGTGAACCCTGTAAAAATGGAGGCACCCTTGTGCTGGTAGATGGAGTCTGTACATGCCTGTGCTCAAGTTATTTTAAGGGAATTGCTTGTCAAATTCCCAAATCTACATTAGTGAGAG TTGTGAATGatggaggctggagctgctggagtgccTGGTCCACCTGCATCAATGGAGAGAGCACTCGAATTCGCCAGTGTAATAATCCTGCACCAGGACCTGATAGCAGACCGTGCCAGGGAGAAAGCATTGAAAAACGGCcctgtgaaaaagagaaatag